Proteins from one Hoplias malabaricus isolate fHopMal1 chromosome 2, fHopMal1.hap1, whole genome shotgun sequence genomic window:
- the pja2 gene encoding E3 ubiquitin-protein ligase Praja-2 isoform X1, translating into MGQEAGKPSWPKPAGGYQTITGRRYGRRHAYISFRPTPYKHRNLSNGNSQEVEMNSVHEEGSIAISNGNSSSMIPANFPVPFSNSGAVNSKAEEDPNKHSSAPRTMMDCEKQRNDYKVQFNNDHNISADKCAGAWAVEDELDQRCPSAGVLSFVNIDSYEPDSSGGEEEDLNSDQSCAIRKELAMFCDLGKDCDDFGHANVHAEFCKLSDCLAQEMPSKPSREERHSQKSGETKGKYSFLGKVQSDTCSESTYSSGPCSCIDPESTGVPEAVQSEMVVRPKVRKQTSESHLDKTKYSPLEEASWTSGAKSVKSTCGSAPPFICSHENRRDFLFSFPPDECTLETSEQAEQNSQVELHNDVNDDDFWEDLEDIEKCASPEKGDESSEYSEGEWSASWTSDSGLEKEQHCSEDSWETLPGLDELPTSSSSLEDIPPLSLTQEEQTPLEEGEVPWLRCNEDSGSSSDENPDSASQFVHPGLFIMDSSNNLEDDSSMSEDLDTEWRLLDDFEEGFGMAQAISYVDHPQLLTYMALEERLAQAMEAALAHLESLAIDVEQAHPPASEQIIDSLPHISVLDHHRGQEQSCAICCCEYVNEEIATELPCRHMFHKLCVTLWLRKSGTCPVCRHVLTPPLNEPTPFLSNQENPSSSPNAAGQSR; encoded by the exons ATGGGTCAGGAAGCAGGCAAGCCATCCTGGCCCAAACCAGCTGGAGGTTACCAGACCATCACAGGCAGAAGATATGGCAGGAGGCATGCGTACATCAGCTTCAGACCCACTCCATACAAGCACAGAAATCTGTCTAATGGGAATTCTCAGGAAGTCGAAATGAACAGTGTCCATGAGGAGGGCTCCATTG CAATTTCAAATGGGAACAGTTCTTCAATGATTCCAGCCAACTTTCCAGTGCCGTTTTCCAATTCAGGAGCTGTGAACTCAAAAGCAGAAGAAGACCCTAACAAGCACTCTTCTGCCCCTCGAACGATGATGGATTGTGAGAAACAGAGGAATGATTACAAAGTCCAGTTTAATAATGACCATAACATTAGTGCTGATAAATGTGCTGGGGCTTGGGCTGTTGAGGATGAGTTGGACCAGAGGTGTCCCAGTGCAGGAGTCCTGAGCTTTGTGAACATTGATTCCTATGAACCAGACAGCAGTGGTGGGGAAGAGGAGGACTTGAACAGTGACCAATCTTGTGCCATTCGGAAAGAGCTAGCCATGTTTTGTGACCTTGGAAAAGACTGTGATGACTTTGGCCACGCAAATGTGCATGCGGAATTTTGCAAACTGTCAGATTGCTTAGCCCAAGAGATGCCTTCTAAGCCCAGTCGGGAGGAGAGACATTCCCAGAAATCTGGGGAAACCAAGGGAAAATATAGTTTTCTGGGAAAAGTCCAATCCGACACATGTAGTGAATCAACATACAGTAGTGGCCCTTGTTCCTGTATAGACCCAGAAAGCACCGGTGTGCCAGAAGCAGTTCAATCTGAAATGGTGGTCAGGCCAAAGGTCCGCAAGCAGACGAGTGAAAGTCACCttgacaaaacaaaatattcacCTTTGGAAGAAGCAAGTTGGACATCTGGTGCAAAATCTGTCAAGAGCACATGTGGCTCTGCACCTCCTTTCATCTGCTCACATGAAAATAGAAGAGATTTCCTCTTCAGCTTTCCTCCTGATGAATGCACTTTGGAAACATCTGAACAAGCTGAGCAGAACAGCCAAGTGGAACTGCATAATGATGTCAATGATGATGACTTCTGGGAAGACCTGGAAGACATTGAGAAGTGTGCATCACCTGAAAAAGGGGATGAGAG CTCTGAATACAGTGAAGGTGAATGGTCTGCTTCATGGACATCAGACTCTGGTTTGGAAAAGGAGCAACACTGCAGTGAGGACAGTTGGGAGACTCTGCCTGGCCTTGATGAGTTACCCACTTCCAGCAGTAGCTTGGAGGACATTCCCCCACTCAGCCTCACACAGGA AGAGCAGACTCCTCTGGAAGAAGGTGAAGTCCCATGGCTGAGGTGTAATGAGGATTCAGGCAGCAGCAGTGATGAAAATCCAGACAGTGCAAGTCAATTTGTGCACCCAGGCCTCTTTATCATGGACAGTAGCAACAACTTGGAGGATGACTCCAGCATGAGCGAAGACCTGGATACTGAGTGGAG GTTGCTCGATGACTTTGAAGAAGGCTTTGGTATGGCTCAGGCCATCTCCTATGTGGACCACCCTCAGCTTCTTACGTATATGGCTTTAGAGGAAAGACTTGCACAAGCTATGGAG GCGGCACTAGCTCATCTCGAATCGCTGGCCATAGATGTGGAGCAGGCTCATCCTCCAGCATCAGAGCAGATTATTGACTCCTTACCTCACATCAGTGTGCTGGACCACCACAGGG GACAGGAACAGAGCTGTGCTATTTGCTGTTGTGAGTACGTCAATGAGGAGATAGCAACAGAGTTGCCATGTCGCCACATGTTCCACAAACTCTGCGTCACTCTTTGGCTAAGGAAG TCTGGTACGTGTCCAGTGTGTCGCCATGTTCTGACCCCTCCTCTGAACGAACCCACACCATTCCTGTCCAACCAGGAGAATCCCTCGTCCAGTCCCAATGCAGCAGGACAGAGTCGATGA
- the pja2 gene encoding E3 ubiquitin-protein ligase Praja-2 isoform X2, giving the protein MIPANFPVPFSNSGAVNSKAEEDPNKHSSAPRTMMDCEKQRNDYKVQFNNDHNISADKCAGAWAVEDELDQRCPSAGVLSFVNIDSYEPDSSGGEEEDLNSDQSCAIRKELAMFCDLGKDCDDFGHANVHAEFCKLSDCLAQEMPSKPSREERHSQKSGETKGKYSFLGKVQSDTCSESTYSSGPCSCIDPESTGVPEAVQSEMVVRPKVRKQTSESHLDKTKYSPLEEASWTSGAKSVKSTCGSAPPFICSHENRRDFLFSFPPDECTLETSEQAEQNSQVELHNDVNDDDFWEDLEDIEKCASPEKGDESSEYSEGEWSASWTSDSGLEKEQHCSEDSWETLPGLDELPTSSSSLEDIPPLSLTQEEQTPLEEGEVPWLRCNEDSGSSSDENPDSASQFVHPGLFIMDSSNNLEDDSSMSEDLDTEWRLLDDFEEGFGMAQAISYVDHPQLLTYMALEERLAQAMEAALAHLESLAIDVEQAHPPASEQIIDSLPHISVLDHHRGQEQSCAICCCEYVNEEIATELPCRHMFHKLCVTLWLRKSGTCPVCRHVLTPPLNEPTPFLSNQENPSSSPNAAGQSR; this is encoded by the exons ATGATTCCAGCCAACTTTCCAGTGCCGTTTTCCAATTCAGGAGCTGTGAACTCAAAAGCAGAAGAAGACCCTAACAAGCACTCTTCTGCCCCTCGAACGATGATGGATTGTGAGAAACAGAGGAATGATTACAAAGTCCAGTTTAATAATGACCATAACATTAGTGCTGATAAATGTGCTGGGGCTTGGGCTGTTGAGGATGAGTTGGACCAGAGGTGTCCCAGTGCAGGAGTCCTGAGCTTTGTGAACATTGATTCCTATGAACCAGACAGCAGTGGTGGGGAAGAGGAGGACTTGAACAGTGACCAATCTTGTGCCATTCGGAAAGAGCTAGCCATGTTTTGTGACCTTGGAAAAGACTGTGATGACTTTGGCCACGCAAATGTGCATGCGGAATTTTGCAAACTGTCAGATTGCTTAGCCCAAGAGATGCCTTCTAAGCCCAGTCGGGAGGAGAGACATTCCCAGAAATCTGGGGAAACCAAGGGAAAATATAGTTTTCTGGGAAAAGTCCAATCCGACACATGTAGTGAATCAACATACAGTAGTGGCCCTTGTTCCTGTATAGACCCAGAAAGCACCGGTGTGCCAGAAGCAGTTCAATCTGAAATGGTGGTCAGGCCAAAGGTCCGCAAGCAGACGAGTGAAAGTCACCttgacaaaacaaaatattcacCTTTGGAAGAAGCAAGTTGGACATCTGGTGCAAAATCTGTCAAGAGCACATGTGGCTCTGCACCTCCTTTCATCTGCTCACATGAAAATAGAAGAGATTTCCTCTTCAGCTTTCCTCCTGATGAATGCACTTTGGAAACATCTGAACAAGCTGAGCAGAACAGCCAAGTGGAACTGCATAATGATGTCAATGATGATGACTTCTGGGAAGACCTGGAAGACATTGAGAAGTGTGCATCACCTGAAAAAGGGGATGAGAG CTCTGAATACAGTGAAGGTGAATGGTCTGCTTCATGGACATCAGACTCTGGTTTGGAAAAGGAGCAACACTGCAGTGAGGACAGTTGGGAGACTCTGCCTGGCCTTGATGAGTTACCCACTTCCAGCAGTAGCTTGGAGGACATTCCCCCACTCAGCCTCACACAGGA AGAGCAGACTCCTCTGGAAGAAGGTGAAGTCCCATGGCTGAGGTGTAATGAGGATTCAGGCAGCAGCAGTGATGAAAATCCAGACAGTGCAAGTCAATTTGTGCACCCAGGCCTCTTTATCATGGACAGTAGCAACAACTTGGAGGATGACTCCAGCATGAGCGAAGACCTGGATACTGAGTGGAG GTTGCTCGATGACTTTGAAGAAGGCTTTGGTATGGCTCAGGCCATCTCCTATGTGGACCACCCTCAGCTTCTTACGTATATGGCTTTAGAGGAAAGACTTGCACAAGCTATGGAG GCGGCACTAGCTCATCTCGAATCGCTGGCCATAGATGTGGAGCAGGCTCATCCTCCAGCATCAGAGCAGATTATTGACTCCTTACCTCACATCAGTGTGCTGGACCACCACAGGG GACAGGAACAGAGCTGTGCTATTTGCTGTTGTGAGTACGTCAATGAGGAGATAGCAACAGAGTTGCCATGTCGCCACATGTTCCACAAACTCTGCGTCACTCTTTGGCTAAGGAAG TCTGGTACGTGTCCAGTGTGTCGCCATGTTCTGACCCCTCCTCTGAACGAACCCACACCATTCCTGTCCAACCAGGAGAATCCCTCGTCCAGTCCCAATGCAGCAGGACAGAGTCGATGA